CCGCTACACCCTGGCCTATCTTTTTAGGGACGAGACCCTATCCCCCTGGGCTTTCTTTGTGGCGCTGGCCCGTTTTGGTCAAGCTCAAGGCTTTAGCGGACATGCCCGCACACAAACCGCCCTCTATGACGGGTTGTGGCGGTTTTTAACCGGCGAATTTGTGGCAATAACCGGACAAAAACTGTGGCCTGAGGAACACCTGCGGTCCCTCTTAACCTTTGACTATTACCTGAGTGGTACCGGCGGAGCCGCCCCCGCGTGGTTGCTACCCCAGGCGACGGGGCTGCGGGAAGCGGTGAAAGAGTTGCTGAACGATCCGGTGCAGAAAGTCGTTCCGCTCCCGCCGGACCGGCCCGTTAGTGAAGTACGCCGCCGGATGCTGGTCTTTAATTTCGGGCTGGATCCGGCGACCGGGGAGGAAGGCCGCTGTCCGATTCTGATTTACCGGCCGGCGCAAGGCCGTCCCGTTTGGTTTCGGCTTCCATCGACGCTGGTGGCGGCAGAAGCGGTTCCAATCCAAGTCGCCAGCCAATCCGGAGGTGAATCCGATGAGTGAAGAACGGTGCTCACGGGCGGCTACGGACCGTTTGGGCCTGGGAGACCTGCGGATCAAGCAACACCCGTCCATCTTCAAGTTTACGGTCGACCCGATTCTGCTGGCCGGTTTTGTCCGGATCCGGCCGGGTGCTTCCGTCCTTGACCTGGGGACTGGTGCCGGCGTGATCCCCCTCTGGCTGACCGGTTACCGGGGTGTTGAACGCGTGACCGGGTTGGAGATCCAGCCGGAAGTGGCCGCGTTGGCCCGTGAAAATGTCAAGCTCAACGGTTTGGAGGACCGGATCCGGATCCTCACCGGCGACTTGCGAACGCCCCCAGCCGACCTGGCGGCGGCCAGTTTTGACTGGGTTTTGAGTAACCCGCCCTACTGGCCGGCAACAGCCCACCTTCTGCCTGAGACGCCGGCCCTTGCCCAAGCCAAATTCGAGTTGACCTGTACCCTGCGGGATGTCGTGGCGGCGGCGGCCTATTTTTGCCGTAACGGCGGGCGGGTGGGTCTAATTCACCTGCCGGAACGCCTGCCGGACCTCCTGTGTGCGCTGCGCGACTTCAAACTGGAACCCAAAAGGCTCTGCTTGGTGCAGCCGAAACCGGGCGCGCGGCCCCACCGGGTGTTGGTGGAAGCGCAGAAGTTGGCCCGTCCCGGCCTCAAAGTCATGGCCCCCTTTTCGATCCAGGGGGCGGACGGGAACTTCAGTCCGGAAATGGTCCAAGTGTACCAGGGGAAACAGCTGGGCGCGGGTAGCGGGTAAGTCCGGGCGGATCCGGGCTTAATGTAGAAGATGAACCACCTCCGTTCCCTTTCCTCCCGGTCAGCAATAAATTGATAGGGAGAAGTTTATCTGACGGAGGTGTGCAAATGTTTCAACACCGATTGAAGCGGGCCGTTGCCCACCGCTTGGCACCCACCCTGGCCCAGAAGGTGCTCAACGGATCCCCGCCGGAAACGGTCCAAGTGATCATGGAGTTTCCCACCCTCCACTCCTGCCGTTCCCAACGCCTGCGGGAACTGATCCAGAAAGAAGGAGGGCGAATCGTATATGAACTACCCCTCATCAACAGTCTGGCGGTGGAGTTGCCCTCCGAAGCTCTCCTGAGGGTGATCCCGGAGGCGCGGGTGAAAATGGTGTGGCCCGATGCCAAGGCGGCACCCTGTCTTGATGTGGCGGTCCCCGCCATTGGGGCGGATCAAGTTTACCGGACCGGGTTGACCGGGAAGGGTGTAGTCGTGGCCGTGATTGATACGGGGATCGCCCCCCATGTTGACCTGATGAAACCGGAACCCCGGATTGTAGGTTGGTATGATCTGGTCAACGGAAAAAGCGAACCCTATGATGATGAGGGTCATGGTACGCATGTGGCCGGGATTATCGCGGGGAACGGGTACGAATCGGAGGGGAAATATACCGGCGTAGCCCCGGGGGCGCTGTTGGTTGGGGTGAAGGCTTTGGATCACCGGGGGAGCGGGCCCATTTCCCGGGTGATCGCCGGGATCCAGTGGGTGGTTGAGCATAAAGAGGAGTACCGGATTAAAATCCTTAACCTGTCGCTTGGTGCGCCGCCGGAAGAGGGTTACCGGACCGATCCGGCGAGTAAAGCGGTGGAGGCGGCTTGGCGGGCCGGGCTGCTGGTTTGTGCCGCCGCCGGTAACATGGGACCGCGGCAACGGACCATTACCACTCCGGGGATTTCACCGCGGGCCTTAACCGTCGGGAGCATCAACGACCAGGGGACCATTCCCCGGGAGGACGACGTGATCAACGATTTTTCCAGCCGGGGTCCGACCATCGACCGGCTGGCCAAACCGGACTTGGTGGCACCGGGGGCCAATATCACTTCCTTGAGGGTAGATGGCGGTTATGTGTCCCTGTCGGGGACTTCAATGGCCACCCCAATGGTGGCGGGGGCGGCGGCTTTGCTTTGGGAGAAGGATCCGGCCCTAACGCCCAACCAAGTCCGTGAACTATTGGTCGCCACGGCCGAAGACCGGGGTTACAACCGGTTAATCCAAGGAGCCGGTTATCTTAATGTCGGTGCCGCTTTGGAAAAGTTGGCGGGTAACCAGGCGGCGCCGCCCTCCCCCAGTGACGATCTACTTTTTACTTTTTTTCTCACCCTTGGTCTCCAGTTTGCCCCGGGCGAACGGCGGCAGGAGTTGCTCACGGTCTTGACCAACCATTTGTCGGCCGCACTGCAAAAGGCCGGTTGGTTTCAGACGGGTGACACCAGCTTTTACCAGGAACATCTTCCCCAGGTCCTTTACACCCTTGGCGAGTGCTTGTTCCGGCAACCGGCCGCCGAAAAATAAAGGCCTCATGCAAGGCCTTTTTCTTTTTGGGCTGAAAAAGCCTACAGAATGGTTTTTAACCAAAGACCGGCAAAGAGCGACAGGCAAAAACTGGTTAAAGTGCCGACCAGATAATACTCGGCAAAATCCCGTTTGTTCAGTTCCTGGTACCGGGCGAGGGATTTGGCGGCCAGGACAAAACCAACGGCCGAAATAGCGTCAACGGCCACCAGTGTAATCAGGATTAAGCGTTCCATTATCCCAATGGCGCTGCTCAACCGCCGGGTCTTTTCTTCCTGGGCGTCTTCGGTGAGCCAGGCCAGGATCCGGTTGGTTAAGACTGCACCACCGAAGACGGCGGCAAGGTAAGTAACGGCGACCCAGAGGATTTTTTCCAAGGGAAGGACGGCAAGGGAAGCGGGTGTTGCCGTCGCAAAAACGGGTACCGCCGGGCGGAGGCGTTGGTAGAAGGCGATCACTTTCGGGTCCGGGACGTCTGCGGGCAAAAGCGGGGAAAAAGCGAGCAGTGCAAGGAGATGAAGCCCTTGGTCCAGCAGAAACAGGAAGAGTTTGGTTCCGGCCGCTTTACCCCTTTCCAGCCAGGATTTGGCGCTGTCGAGCAAAACATGGGCGAGACCCACCAGGACCGCATAGAAGAAAGCGGCCTTCAACCCGTAACAGTGGACTGCCAGCCAGGTTAATCCGGTGATGAGCAGCCCGTGTTTCAGATGGGCCCAGATCCGGCCGGCGTTTTTTGCGGCGACCAGGTGGTCGTTCTGCAGGAGAAAATCGCCGATGAGATGGGCGCAGAGCACCAACAGAAAAAGAGTCATTCCATTCCCCTCCAATTCAACTGGTTAGGGGTGAAACGCTATTATTCACCTAAAACCAGGTTAAGATCAGTGTATTGGGTTAAAAGCAACGGAAAAGCTGCTTCTGCTTCGCGGATCACCCACCAGCGGGCGGCCCGGCAGCGTTTCTCCACGTTTTGGAAGGCGACCCCGAGCCGTTGGCCGGCTTCCTGGTAGGAACCGGTCGCTTCGTAAACCATGACCCCTTCCCATTGGGAAAGCGTCCAACGGCTTTGAATGACATCATACAAGTTGAGCAGGGTGTTCACCATCTGGTCGAGCCCCGGGTCGCCGCTGACCAGCCGCGTGCGCCAGTGCCGGTGCTGTTTAAGTTCGTCCAAAGCCTGCCGCGCCCGGTGGAAGGCGGGTCCGTTCATCTCCCAGGAGCTATTGGCCCCCAGTCCGGAGGTGATCCGCCCGAACCCGATCCCGATTCGCAACTGCAAGGGCAGGCAATAGTAGCGTAATTTCCGCAGGAGTGCCGGTGAACTCAAAGCACCGGCCACTACCGCCTGGATCTCATCCCCCCGGGAAAAGGTAAAGGGCGTGACCAAAGCGGCGTCGGTGAGTTCATGGAGGCGCGCCTTTTTGGCCGCTACCAGCGTTTCTTGACGCCGGGAATCGATCACATCGGCGGTCAAAACCGTATATAGTTCCATCCTGAACCCTCCCCATCCCCCGTCCAAGCCATTAATTTTGCGGCCGCGGGTGAGCAAGGCGGGGGAAAGTTACAGGTTGTATATTCTTCCGTTTCCTGTCCTTTCCTGCTTTAATTCATTTTTCCCAGTAAACAGGAATAATATTAATTTTAGCGAAAAATATGGGGGGCAGTTCCTTGCCACGGGGTTTTCACCTTTTCCTCCTGACCTGTTTCTGGGTGGGCCTGCTCGGCGGCTTCAGCTCCGATCTGGAGCTCAGCGGTGATCCGGCGGCGCAACTTTTTTTTCAGACCAATTTTCAGAACAGGCGGGGACTGGCCTACCGGTGGGTGCCCCCCGGGGAGGACACTTACCGGCTCCGCTACGGAACCGGTTTCTCCCCGACGGAAACCGTGTTGGGTCAGGTGCCCTTGCTTTGCATCGTTAACTTTTGGAACCCGGTGGAAGCGGTGGGGAGTGCTACTTTGGAAGCGGTTTGGCGCGGGGAGATCACCAACTGGTCGGCTTTGGGCGGGGAAGACCGCCCCATCGAAGTGTTGACGTACAACCACCCGGATCTGCCCCGGTTGCCCGGCACCGACCGGCCCGGTCTCCGGCAAGTTCGCTCACAGGAGGCGATGGTGGCGGCGGTGGCGTTTCCGGCGTGAACTCGCGGCGAGCTTTTCGCCGGCCAAAGATCTGGGCGGGCGGTCCGCCTTCACTTTAGCCGCGGCCGGTGATATGATGTTCAGTCGCCGTGTCGCCGCCACCAGTATCAGCCAGGGTGATTACCGCTATCCCCTTCTGAAGGTTGCACCGATCCTCCGCCGGGCCACGCTGGCCATGGCCAATCTGGAAGGTCCTTTGAGCGACCGGGGAAAACAGTTGAATATGTTCCGTGGCGATCCCCGCTTTTTGGAAGGGATCCGGTACACCGGGATTGATCTGGTCTCGTTGGCCAATAATCATATTATGGACTATGGGACCGTTGCTTTTCTTGATACGATGGAACGCCTGACCGCCGCCGGCGTTATGTACGTGGGGGCAGGAACCAACCTGACTAAAGCACGGCAAGGACGCCTTTTGAATTTGGGCGGTGTGAAAGTGGGTTTTCTTGCCTACACCGAACTGGGGCCCGGTTTCACTTATACACGGGTCCCGCAACACTGGGCAGCCACCGATGAGCTGCCGGGCGTTGCCCCGGCCCGTGCCGATTAAATGCCCGAAGCTACACGGCAGGGCTTGATTTTGGAGGTGGCCGGGGACCGTTATGGCATCCGTCAGCTGCGCTGCATTCCAGTGCTGATCGAGAACGAACAGCCGCAAGTGGCGGAGGGGGAGGCCGCCCGGCGGATTATGAGACTGCTCCGTACCGCCTCGCAAGGGTTATAAACTTAAAGAAAGAGGAGGCATCTTCATGAAACCGCAGGATTTAGCGAAAGAACTGGCCAATTCCATCCGGGAGAGCCCGGAGTATCAAGCCTGGGAAAAGGCCAAAGCCGAAGTGGACAAGCATGAAGCGGCCAAAATCATGCTGGAAGATTTCCGCAAGAAACAGTGGGATCTGGAGAAAGCCCGTTTAAACGGGGAGGAGATCAAGCCCGAACAGGAAGAACAGTTTAAAAAACTGGCGGAGATTATACAGTATAACCCTTATGTCCGCGATTTTCTTGTGGCGGAGTACAATCTCAACCTGATGATTATGGAGATCCAACGGATTATTGCTTCCGCCGTTGGCGTCAAGCTGCCGGAGGAAGAAAACATGGAGAAAAAAGATGACGGCAAATAAAAGAGTGTGGGTGGAGATCACGGTCGAAACCACCGCGGCGGCCATGGAGTTGGTGGGGGAACTTTTGGCCGAATGCGGCTGTACCGGGGTGGTTTATCATGATCCGCGGCTGTTTACGGAGTTGGAAGGGAAGCCCGCCGAGTTACTGCCCGACGTACAACCGGAGGACCAGGCCTACCGGGTCGCGGGGTACCTGGCGATGGAACCCGGCTGGGAAGATCAGGTGATGAAACTCCGGACCCGGATCGAGGAGGTCCGGGCGTTTCTGCCGGTGGGCAGCGGGTCGGTTACCTTCCGCCAGTTACACGAGGAAGACTGGGCGAACGCCTGGAAAGAATATTACCGCCCGGAACGGATTGGCCCCTTTCTGATCATTCCTTCCTGGTTGTCGCCGCCAGTCCTGGCGGACGCAATCCCGATCCGGCTTGACCCCGGGATGGCCTTTGGGACGGGGGCCCACCCGACGACACAGCTCTGTTTGGCAATGCTTCCGACGGTGGTGCGCCCCGGCCACCTGGTTTATGACATCGGCACCGGTTCCGGGATCCTGGCGATTGCCGCCGCGAAACTCGGCGCGAAGGTACGCGCGGTTGATAAGGACCCGGTGGCAGTGCGGGTGGCGGCGGAAAACTGCGCCCTTAATCAAGTCGCGATTCCGGTGATGAGTGGGGATCTCCTGGCGAACCTGGCAGAACCGGCGGATTTGATTATCGCCAATATCCTGGCGGAAGTGGTCATCGAACTGATCCCGCAGGCGGTGGCAAAATTAAAGCCCGGTGGGGCGGTGCTTGCCTCCGGGATTATTGAACAAAAAGCCGCAAAGGTTCGGGCGGCTTTAGCTTCTGCCGGGTTTAAGATCGTCAATTCTTTACAGAAGGAAGACTGGGTCGCCTATCTGGCGGTCTGGGACGGGAAAGAAGATGCCTAAATTTTTTATTGAACCTTCCGCCCTCCGCACCGAAGACGGGCGGCAACAAGTGACGATTACCGGGGAGGATGCCCACCACCTGGGCCGTGTCCTCCGGGCGCAACCCGGGGACCGGATTAAGGCCACCGACGGACGGGGGAACCTTTATGAAGTGGTATTGACTGTGGTGACGCCGGAAACGGTCCGGGGCGATGTGCTTGCCGTCGGCCCCGATCAAGCCGAGCCGGCGCTTAAAATCACCCTTTTCCAAAGTATTCTCAAAGGGGAGAAGATGGACTGGGTGCTCCAGAAGGGCACCGAGATTGGGATCACCGCTTTTGTTCCCTTTCTCTCGGCCCGGACCATCGCGCGGCCTGCTCCCAACCAGTATGCCAAGAAACAGGAACGCTGGCAGAATATTGTAACGGCCGCGGCCAAACAAAGCGGGCGCGGTTTGATCCCCAAGGTTTACCCGGTGACGCCATGGTCGGCCGTGCCGTCGATGTTGGCCGGCCAATTTACGCTGGTGGCGTGGGAGGGGGAGACAACCTGCTCCCTCCGGCAGGCCTTGTCCCAACGGGAACAACCGACTGCGGTGCAATTGGTCATCGGCCCGGAAGGCGGTTTCAGCCCGGAAGAGGTGGCCGTTTTGGTGGCTCAAGGAGCCCTTTCGGTTTCGCTGGGGCCGCGGATTTTACGGGCGGAGACCGCCGGACCCTTGGCCGCCGGCCTGCTGCTCTTCCACTACGGTGCGCTGGAACCGGCACCTTCCACCTTGGCCAACAACGGTAGGTAGCGGAGGACGGTTTTTCTTTTCCGGCCCGTGGCCGGAAGCGTATACACCAGCTCCGGCAGGTATAAAAGCCCCACATTGACCAGGCGGACCAGGACACGCGGGCGGAACTTGTCATAAAGGTCAAGCGCGCGATTTTGAAAATCGGCGAAATCCCGCCGGTCTTCCTGGTAATACTGGTAGAGGCAGGCGAGTTCCTCTTCGTAGCGGGTACGGGCGTCGTCGACCCAGCGCCGATCTTTGGTGGCTACCAGCTTTTCCAGGTAGCGGTGGAGGAGGGGAAAAGCTTCTTCCAGGGAGCAGCCGGGCTTTTCTACTGCCGTAGCGGGAACGCCCGGGACAGCTTCCGCCTCGTTTAAGAAGCGGAGAAAATCCGGTGTGATTGTGCCACTTGTCATATCCAACCCCAGACTCACCAGTTCCTCATGGAGCTCGTCGGTCTGGTAGGAGAGGGTATAGTGGGCCAGCAAATAGGGGCGGGCTTGGACGGTTGGGGCCGGCAGCGGAAACAATCTCTTGAGCTCGGGACAGAGCTGTCCGAGGGCGGCCTCCGTCTCGGCCGGTGTCCGCTCGTATTTAAAAGAATGCAGG
This is a stretch of genomic DNA from Capillibacterium thermochitinicola. It encodes these proteins:
- a CDS encoding CapA family protein, translated to MGGRSAFTLAAAGDMMFSRRVAATSISQGDYRYPLLKVAPILRRATLAMANLEGPLSDRGKQLNMFRGDPRFLEGIRYTGIDLVSLANNHIMDYGTVAFLDTMERLTAAGVMYVGAGTNLTKARQGRLLNLGGVKVGFLAYTELGPGFTYTRVPQHWAATDELPGVAPARAD
- a CDS encoding YqhG family protein, producing MRTKKANGGDSVATHSPEEIKDFIIETLRVSGASYRQVDDDLLIAEVTVEIPPMFFTPARLEKQTLNLVFTPEASANYPGSELVIPGSFRLSWFIDGLKERGNYTLHSFKYERTPAETEAALGQLCPELKRLFPLPAPTVQARPYLLAHYTLSYQTDELHEELVSLGLDMTSGTITPDFLRFLNEAEAVPGVPATAVEKPGCSLEEAFPLLHRYLEKLVATKDRRWVDDARTRYEEELACLYQYYQEDRRDFADFQNRALDLYDKFRPRVLVRLVNVGLLYLPELVYTLPATGRKRKTVLRYLPLLAKVEGAGSSAP
- a CDS encoding S8 family peptidase, encoding MFQHRLKRAVAHRLAPTLAQKVLNGSPPETVQVIMEFPTLHSCRSQRLRELIQKEGGRIVYELPLINSLAVELPSEALLRVIPEARVKMVWPDAKAAPCLDVAVPAIGADQVYRTGLTGKGVVVAVIDTGIAPHVDLMKPEPRIVGWYDLVNGKSEPYDDEGHGTHVAGIIAGNGYESEGKYTGVAPGALLVGVKALDHRGSGPISRVIAGIQWVVEHKEEYRIKILNLSLGAPPEEGYRTDPASKAVEAAWRAGLLVCAAAGNMGPRQRTITTPGISPRALTVGSINDQGTIPREDDVINDFSSRGPTIDRLAKPDLVAPGANITSLRVDGGYVSLSGTSMATPMVAGAAALLWEKDPALTPNQVRELLVATAEDRGYNRLIQGAGYLNVGAALEKLAGNQAAPPSPSDDLLFTFFLTLGLQFAPGERRQELLTVLTNHLSAALQKAGWFQTGDTSFYQEHLPQVLYTLGECLFRQPAAEK
- a CDS encoding YlbF family regulator translates to MKPQDLAKELANSIRESPEYQAWEKAKAEVDKHEAAKIMLEDFRKKQWDLEKARLNGEEIKPEQEEQFKKLAEIIQYNPYVRDFLVAEYNLNLMIMEIQRIIASAVGVKLPEEENMEKKDDGK
- a CDS encoding DUF3307 domain-containing protein — encoded protein: MTLFLLVLCAHLIGDFLLQNDHLVAAKNAGRIWAHLKHGLLITGLTWLAVHCYGLKAAFFYAVLVGLAHVLLDSAKSWLERGKAAGTKLFLFLLDQGLHLLALLAFSPLLPADVPDPKVIAFYQRLRPAVPVFATATPASLAVLPLEKILWVAVTYLAAVFGGAVLTNRILAWLTEDAQEEKTRRLSSAIGIMERLILITLVAVDAISAVGFVLAAKSLARYQELNKRDFAEYYLVGTLTSFCLSLFAGLWLKTIL
- a CDS encoding type 2 periplasmic-binding domain-containing protein; translation: MPRGFHLFLLTCFWVGLLGGFSSDLELSGDPAAQLFFQTNFQNRRGLAYRWVPPGEDTYRLRYGTGFSPTETVLGQVPLLCIVNFWNPVEAVGSATLEAVWRGEITNWSALGGEDRPIEVLTYNHPDLPRLPGTDRPGLRQVRSQEAMVAAVAFPA
- a CDS encoding tRNA1(Val) (adenine(37)-N6)-methyltransferase, which gives rise to MSEERCSRAATDRLGLGDLRIKQHPSIFKFTVDPILLAGFVRIRPGASVLDLGTGAGVIPLWLTGYRGVERVTGLEIQPEVAALARENVKLNGLEDRIRILTGDLRTPPADLAAASFDWVLSNPPYWPATAHLLPETPALAQAKFELTCTLRDVVAAAAYFCRNGGRVGLIHLPERLPDLLCALRDFKLEPKRLCLVQPKPGARPHRVLVEAQKLARPGLKVMAPFSIQGADGNFSPEMVQVYQGKQLGAGSG
- a CDS encoding SatD family protein, whose translation is MELYTVLTADVIDSRRQETLVAAKKARLHELTDAALVTPFTFSRGDEIQAVVAGALSSPALLRKLRYYCLPLQLRIGIGFGRITSGLGANSSWEMNGPAFHRARQALDELKQHRHWRTRLVSGDPGLDQMVNTLLNLYDVIQSRWTLSQWEGVMVYEATGSYQEAGQRLGVAFQNVEKRCRAARWWVIREAEAAFPLLLTQYTDLNLVLGE
- a CDS encoding 16S rRNA (uracil(1498)-N(3))-methyltransferase; its protein translation is MPKFFIEPSALRTEDGRQQVTITGEDAHHLGRVLRAQPGDRIKATDGRGNLYEVVLTVVTPETVRGDVLAVGPDQAEPALKITLFQSILKGEKMDWVLQKGTEIGITAFVPFLSARTIARPAPNQYAKKQERWQNIVTAAAKQSGRGLIPKVYPVTPWSAVPSMLAGQFTLVAWEGETTCSLRQALSQREQPTAVQLVIGPEGGFSPEEVAVLVAQGALSVSLGPRILRAETAGPLAAGLLLFHYGALEPAPSTLANNGR
- the prmA gene encoding 50S ribosomal protein L11 methyltransferase; this translates as MTANKRVWVEITVETTAAAMELVGELLAECGCTGVVYHDPRLFTELEGKPAELLPDVQPEDQAYRVAGYLAMEPGWEDQVMKLRTRIEEVRAFLPVGSGSVTFRQLHEEDWANAWKEYYRPERIGPFLIIPSWLSPPVLADAIPIRLDPGMAFGTGAHPTTQLCLAMLPTVVRPGHLVYDIGTGSGILAIAAAKLGAKVRAVDKDPVAVRVAAENCALNQVAIPVMSGDLLANLAEPADLIIANILAEVVIELIPQAVAKLKPGGAVLASGIIEQKAAKVRAALASAGFKIVNSLQKEDWVAYLAVWDGKEDA